In Sporosarcina psychrophila, a genomic segment contains:
- the gpr gene encoding GPR endopeptidase, with product MEKYDFYRTDLLDESEEVVRHRTADDKNKLKESDGVLFGEKRLGRVIVTSVKVDAQGEEKIGKKQGTYITLTVPALTADDREGLADMSRVLIEKLDEILVDITTLKTGKILLIGLGNRDITPDAVGPLTMDRLRDIVPGYYSEEGSEVFVYAPGVTIQTGLETSDFVKALVTEIKPDLLIVIDALAARDSSRLCRTIQLTDTGIHPGSGVGNSRKEISKEVLGIPVIAIGIPTVVDGPVLIADAINSMFGYIASKIEEKDSPSSRLSVTPWLHTENKDADRANLLPIFGDWATWPHEDRIQLFEEVLTNHELRTFVSPKEIDSWVSLYAESLADSLTNWISTIKNSH from the coding sequence ATGGAGAAGTATGATTTTTATCGAACGGATCTTCTAGATGAGAGTGAAGAAGTAGTCCGTCACCGGACGGCGGATGACAAAAATAAGTTGAAAGAATCAGATGGGGTTTTGTTTGGCGAAAAAAGATTAGGTCGGGTCATTGTGACTTCTGTAAAAGTCGATGCGCAAGGTGAGGAAAAGATCGGGAAGAAGCAGGGAACTTATATTACGCTGACAGTTCCGGCACTTACAGCGGATGATCGAGAAGGGCTTGCTGATATGTCGCGTGTGTTAATCGAAAAACTGGATGAAATCCTTGTGGATATTACCACGCTCAAAACGGGAAAGATTCTTTTAATAGGTCTTGGCAATCGTGACATCACGCCCGATGCTGTGGGCCCACTGACGATGGACAGGTTGCGAGATATTGTGCCTGGCTATTATTCCGAAGAGGGCAGCGAAGTATTCGTCTATGCGCCTGGTGTGACGATTCAAACGGGTTTGGAAACATCGGACTTTGTAAAAGCTCTTGTTACTGAAATAAAACCCGACTTACTTATCGTCATCGACGCACTTGCGGCAAGAGATAGTTCAAGGCTTTGCCGAACGATTCAATTGACGGATACGGGTATCCATCCAGGATCTGGTGTTGGCAATAGCCGTAAAGAGATTTCAAAAGAAGTACTTGGAATACCTGTAATCGCAATCGGAATTCCGACTGTCGTTGACGGTCCTGTTCTAATAGCGGATGCCATCAATTCCATGTTTGGTTATATTGCTTCAAAAATAGAGGAGAAGGACAGTCCTTCATCAAGACTTTCCGTTACGCCGTGGCTGCACACTGAAAATAAGGATGCTGACCGAGCTAATCTGCTACCAATCTTTGGTGATTGGGCGACGTGGCCGCACGAAGACCGTATCCAGTTGTTTGAAGAAGTGTTGACGAACCATGAATTACGGACATTTGTCTCTCCGAAAGAGATTGATTCATGGGTTTCACTTTATGCGGAATCACTTGCCGATTCATTGACGAACTGGATTTCGACTATAAAAAACAGTCATTAA
- a CDS encoding tyrosine-type recombinase/integrase has product MEQAMINKEGVWVLDPTKAASSEREIHIGQTLVYILKKHRIWLIKNKLKYGAHYTESNHVCVKECGSIVTPSVIKYNTQKMQEKLGIEFNFHSLPHIHATMLMENGAKVKDIQARLGHSRSAITIDTYSHLTQKMQNASVDIFEQAIRDIE; this is encoded by the coding sequence ATTGAACAGGCAATGATTAACAAAGAAGGTGTTTGGGTTTTAGATCCAACAAAGGCTGCTTCCTCAGAAAGAGAAATTCATATTGGTCAAACCTTAGTGTATATATTAAAAAAGCACCGCATTTGGCTTATAAAGAATAAGCTAAAATACGGTGCTCACTATACTGAATCAAATCATGTATGCGTGAAGGAATGTGGAAGCATCGTCACGCCGTCTGTTATTAAATATAATACACAAAAAATGCAAGAAAAACTTGGAATTGAATTCAACTTCCATTCGCTACCCCACATTCATGCCACGATGCTCATGGAGAACGGCGCAAAGGTGAAAGACATCCAAGCGCGTCTTGGTCACAGTAGGTCTGCTATCACGATTGATACCTACTCACACTTAACGCAGAAGATGCAAAATGCGTCAGTTGATATTTTCGAACAAGCCATACGTGATATTGAATAA
- a CDS encoding ComE operon protein 2 gives MERITWDQFFMAQCHLLAVRSTCTRLSVGASIVRDNRIIAGGYNGSISGGDHCIDHGCYVIESHCVRTIHAEMNALLQCSKYGIPVAGSTLYVTHFPCLQCSKAIIQAGIKHVIYATDYKNDEYALKLFTQSDVSVQHIPFDEKKVDFSSESKLELINEMLLKMQALGAGNEELAPYKKRVDSLFDK, from the coding sequence ATGGAGCGAATAACGTGGGACCAGTTTTTTATGGCCCAGTGCCATCTATTAGCAGTAAGAAGTACATGTACAAGACTTTCTGTCGGAGCATCAATTGTAAGAGATAACCGGATCATTGCAGGCGGCTACAACGGTTCCATATCAGGGGGAGACCACTGTATTGACCATGGTTGCTATGTCATTGAGAGCCACTGTGTGAGGACAATCCATGCAGAGATGAATGCATTGCTGCAATGTTCGAAGTATGGCATACCTGTTGCAGGATCAACGCTGTATGTGACGCACTTCCCATGCCTACAATGTTCGAAAGCAATTATTCAAGCAGGCATTAAGCATGTCATCTATGCAACAGATTATAAAAACGACGAATATGCATTAAAGTTATTTACACAGTCGGATGTTTCCGTTCAGCATATTCCGTTCGATGAAAAGAAAGTCGACTTTTCCAGCGAAAGTAAGTTAGAACTTATCAATGAAATGCTTCTAAAAATGCAGGCACTAGGCGCTGGGAATGAAGAACTTGCCCCCTATAAAAAAAGGGTGGATAGCTTATTCGACAAATGA
- a CDS encoding YjcZ family sporulation protein gives MGYAGYGYGCGPENRSGFGSGFALLIVLFILLIIVGACFLNNGGDDC, from the coding sequence ATGGGTTATGCAGGTTACGGATACGGTTGCGGACCTGAAAATCGTTCAGGGTTCGGTTCAGGATTCGCCTTACTAATTGTTCTGTTTATTCTTTTGATTATTGTTGGCGCATGTTTCTTAAACAACGGAGGAGACGACTGTTGA
- a CDS encoding ComEA family DNA-binding protein — protein sequence MTIPGVGPSKAAAIVQYRTDHGDFKSPESLMEVSGIGQKTFEKLESQITVN from the coding sequence ATGACGATCCCAGGTGTGGGACCCTCAAAAGCGGCAGCAATTGTTCAATACCGAACGGATCATGGCGATTTTAAATCACCGGAATCATTGATGGAAGTGTCTGGAATCGGTCAGAAAACATTTGAAAAACTAGAATCTCAGATTACTGTGAATTAA
- a CDS encoding SLBB domain-containing protein, whose amino-acid sequence MDAAEERVTVLFLSFVSGKWRKIITPIAAIAVISAFLFFPKGQADDNTFVMSEQNPFPELIEEKIEEEIVSSIQIAPAPIVVDVKGAVRHPGVYSMQDGDRLIDAINAAGGYLPNADSRMLNHAMKLADEFVVYVPIIGEEVLDISFTPLSGASAPQDDGKVNINTEG is encoded by the coding sequence ATGGATGCCGCCGAAGAAAGGGTGACTGTACTGTTTCTTTCGTTTGTATCCGGTAAATGGCGTAAGATTATAACCCCAATTGCAGCAATCGCTGTCATATCCGCTTTTCTGTTCTTCCCCAAAGGACAGGCTGACGATAATACGTTTGTCATGAGCGAACAAAACCCATTCCCTGAATTGATTGAAGAAAAGATTGAAGAAGAAATTGTAAGTAGTATTCAAATTGCTCCAGCTCCCATCGTTGTCGATGTGAAAGGCGCTGTTAGGCACCCCGGTGTCTATTCGATGCAAGATGGAGACCGCCTGATAGATGCTATAAACGCAGCAGGCGGCTATTTACCAAACGCTGACTCTAGAATGTTGAACCATGCTATGAAACTGGCGGATGAATTCGTCGTCTATGTACCGATCATTGGAGAAGAAGTACTAGATATTTCTTTCACTCCATTAAGCGGTGCAAGTGCGCCCCAAGATGACGGAAAAGTCAATATTAATACCGAAGGATGA
- a CDS encoding DNA internalization-related competence protein ComEC/Rec2 — MISRVRFMYLAIPVAVSAFAVYGPVYLLLCNLFLLPIFLSRKEDFLTPILAVATATFSFFYISATIPIIKESGDATLSISWTDNVKIDGGKMKGFAKTSTGETVYAIYTISSEQQKTRFLEMNIPSVTFTMSGSFRKPDIPSHDYSFDMTKYMRMYGASGLFESETIIQVEKNSGISTRLSGQRRKVKNHIGATFPETLKVEAEALLIGDRSGMDEELASSYRTLGITHLFAISGLHVGLLTFMLRELLLRATIRKETIDTLVMALLPLYAVMAGGAPSVWRAVSVTILVLLASSGRVKVRLDDALAISAACFILYQPFILFQPGFQLSYLAACSLVYSSGILAKAKTAFGVSFLVTSISQLSLYPVLLFHFHELSISSFVVNLVYVPLYSLIILPANIVLLIMTSILPKVAGLLFMVYEPFREIVGGVTSWISSLPYQLWTPGKPDALWTSIAVAGVLLFFMRSEEGANVFKSLPIVLVPALVIHFIPYMDSSLKVTFLDVGQGDSIVIELPYRQAVYVIDAGGTITFGDPNWKTPTKQFEVGRKIVVPYLKGRGIAKIDKLIISHADADHMEGADEVLEELTVGEIHIAPGSEFEVAMKEIIQIVGDKRIPMLSMKEGVSWTKGSSNFHYVAPKEGKYDGNASSLVLFMKTSGPSFLLTGDMEKEGEAQFLRDYGHSDFGPVILKAGHHGSRTSSTEPFVDVLRPELTIFSAGRNSRYGHPHPEVVATFEKKGLPTMSTAEFGSVTVTVKKDHFEVSSMKK, encoded by the coding sequence ATGATTTCACGTGTACGTTTCATGTATTTAGCAATCCCGGTCGCCGTATCAGCATTTGCTGTATACGGTCCGGTTTATCTATTACTCTGTAATTTATTTCTTCTTCCCATCTTCTTGAGTAGAAAAGAAGATTTCCTCACACCTATCCTCGCGGTTGCGACCGCTACCTTCTCTTTTTTCTATATTTCAGCGACGATTCCTATAATCAAAGAATCCGGCGATGCAACCCTTAGCATCTCTTGGACCGATAATGTGAAAATTGATGGTGGCAAGATGAAGGGATTTGCTAAAACATCTACCGGTGAAACAGTATACGCCATCTATACAATTAGCAGTGAACAACAAAAAACTCGTTTTCTTGAGATGAATATCCCGTCCGTGACATTCACGATGTCAGGTTCATTTCGCAAACCGGATATTCCTTCACATGATTATTCTTTCGACATGACGAAGTATATGAGAATGTATGGAGCATCAGGGCTATTTGAATCGGAGACGATTATTCAGGTAGAAAAAAATTCTGGTATCAGTACACGATTATCTGGACAGAGGCGGAAAGTGAAAAATCATATCGGGGCTACATTCCCTGAGACGCTGAAAGTGGAAGCTGAAGCTTTGCTTATTGGTGATCGAAGCGGGATGGATGAAGAACTGGCATCAAGTTATCGGACGCTTGGCATTACACATCTTTTTGCGATTTCAGGGTTGCACGTCGGACTGCTTACATTCATGTTGCGGGAATTGCTACTAAGAGCAACTATAAGGAAAGAAACAATTGATACACTTGTTATGGCACTGTTGCCTCTGTATGCCGTTATGGCTGGAGGGGCACCTTCAGTCTGGCGTGCGGTATCGGTGACTATACTCGTCCTTCTCGCGTCGTCAGGGAGGGTGAAGGTGAGACTGGATGATGCACTGGCGATAAGTGCAGCTTGTTTTATCCTCTATCAACCATTTATTCTATTTCAGCCAGGTTTTCAGTTGTCTTACTTGGCAGCTTGTTCACTCGTCTATTCTTCCGGTATTTTAGCCAAGGCAAAGACTGCTTTTGGTGTATCGTTTCTCGTCACGTCAATCAGCCAACTTTCTTTGTATCCAGTATTACTATTTCATTTTCATGAGCTGTCGATTTCATCATTTGTTGTTAATCTTGTTTATGTACCTCTATATTCACTCATTATTTTGCCAGCAAACATTGTTTTACTAATCATGACATCGATATTGCCGAAGGTTGCTGGTCTATTATTCATGGTATATGAGCCTTTCAGGGAAATCGTAGGAGGAGTAACAAGTTGGATATCTTCTTTACCCTATCAACTATGGACTCCAGGAAAACCGGATGCGCTTTGGACATCTATAGCTGTAGCAGGAGTCTTGCTGTTCTTTATGCGCAGTGAAGAAGGGGCCAATGTTTTTAAGTCGTTGCCAATTGTGCTCGTGCCTGCACTCGTCATTCATTTCATACCTTACATGGACAGCTCGTTAAAGGTAACATTTTTAGATGTCGGACAAGGGGACAGTATCGTTATCGAATTGCCTTATCGGCAAGCGGTATATGTGATTGACGCGGGCGGAACCATTACATTTGGCGACCCGAATTGGAAAACGCCTACAAAGCAGTTTGAAGTAGGTCGAAAAATCGTTGTTCCTTATTTGAAAGGCCGAGGTATTGCAAAAATTGATAAACTAATTATTTCTCACGCCGATGCGGATCATATGGAAGGGGCAGATGAAGTTTTAGAAGAGCTGACAGTTGGTGAAATTCATATTGCACCAGGAAGTGAATTTGAAGTAGCGATGAAAGAAATCATACAGATTGTAGGGGACAAACGCATTCCGATGTTGTCGATGAAAGAAGGAGTCTCTTGGACAAAAGGAAGCTCGAATTTTCATTATGTGGCACCTAAAGAAGGGAAATATGATGGGAATGCAAGTTCACTTGTCCTTTTCATGAAAACATCGGGACCTTCGTTTTTATTGACAGGAGATATGGAAAAAGAGGGAGAAGCTCAATTTCTTCGCGACTACGGGCATTCTGATTTCGGTCCCGTCATTTTGAAAGCAGGGCATCATGGCAGCAGGACATCGAGTACGGAGCCATTTGTCGACGTGCTTCGTCCAGAACTAACCATCTTTTCGGCAGGTCGAAACAGCAGATACGGACATCCTCACCCTGAGGTCGTCGCAACGTTTGAAAAGAAGGGGTTACCAACAATGTCAACCGCTGAATTCGGGTCGGTTACTGTAACTGTTAAAAAAGATCATTTCGAAGTTTCGAGTATGAAAAAATAA
- a CDS encoding YqzM family protein, with product MNEFEHDVQSKRNDLIDSGIGFVVAFVAFSAIFVIATIIDVVAG from the coding sequence ATGAATGAGTTTGAACATGATGTACAGTCCAAACGTAATGATTTAATCGATTCAGGAATCGGCTTTGTAGTCGCTTTCGTAGCATTCTCAGCTATTTTTGTTATTGCTACTATAATCGACGTAGTCGCTGGCTAA
- a CDS encoding DinB family protein, whose product MDKDEYRTLFCSCSTSTIGFWEVNNIYLGGKMNKTLIQFEKTIDDISKLKDIQESQLLEPISKKKWSIREIVGHLYYWDKYNLEIMVPKMKNGATLPEYPNHDQHNAEAISFLSGQSVKSIISAFVVTRKELIESISKEEGNVRFTIGKGKRQFTVECFIKIFLKHDIHHVQQINEKLNN is encoded by the coding sequence ATGGATAAGGACGAATATAGAACGTTGTTCTGTTCTTGTTCAACAAGTACAATTGGATTCTGGGAGGTAAATAATATTTACTTAGGAGGAAAAATGAATAAAACACTAATCCAATTCGAAAAAACCATTGATGACATTTCGAAATTAAAAGATATACAAGAATCCCAGCTACTTGAACCTATTAGTAAGAAAAAATGGTCGATTAGAGAAATTGTAGGGCATTTATATTATTGGGATAAGTATAATTTGGAAATAATGGTTCCGAAAATGAAAAATGGAGCAACCTTGCCGGAATATCCAAACCATGACCAACACAATGCGGAAGCAATATCATTTCTAAGTGGCCAATCAGTAAAATCTATTATAAGTGCTTTCGTTGTAACACGAAAAGAACTTATCGAAAGTATCTCAAAAGAAGAGGGTAATGTTAGATTTACAATTGGAAAAGGCAAACGACAGTTCACAGTAGAATGTTTTATAAAAATTTTTTTAAAACATGATATTCACCACGTACAACAAATAAATGAAAAATTAAATAATTAG
- the spoIIP gene encoding stage II sporulation protein P, producing the protein MKKTLQIWGTLILFLFLFPMIITTFPKGQSAKSSNLVKESTYMVYAANILEEETETEKEPEPEPEPESELMPIQASEAEGKALLYFTHYHEAFKPVTQAKEGKITVSHQTENITKFGEKLKTQLQFNGIETDMIAVEVPHTGAYNAIRPHVKKKIQEKKYDLIIDLHRDSAGPDITTIAFNDEQYAKVAFVIGMEHSNFERNRANAVLLKNEMELLVPGITRNLVMKHGPGVDGKYNQDLDPSLLVVELGGIGNTEDQLNRTIAVLAKAATTVIENSNRAEY; encoded by the coding sequence TTGAAAAAAACACTGCAAATATGGGGCACACTTATCTTATTTCTCTTCCTGTTTCCAATGATTATCACAACATTTCCGAAGGGACAGTCGGCGAAATCTTCTAATCTCGTGAAAGAGTCTACTTACATGGTATACGCCGCAAATATTTTGGAAGAGGAAACAGAAACAGAAAAAGAGCCAGAACCAGAACCAGAACCAGAGTCGGAGCTAATGCCAATACAAGCATCAGAGGCAGAAGGGAAAGCGTTACTCTATTTCACCCATTACCACGAAGCCTTTAAACCTGTGACACAGGCGAAAGAAGGAAAAATCACTGTATCCCACCAAACTGAAAACATTACAAAATTTGGTGAGAAATTAAAAACGCAACTACAATTCAACGGAATTGAAACGGATATGATAGCTGTAGAGGTGCCCCATACCGGTGCCTATAATGCAATCCGACCACATGTCAAGAAGAAAATACAGGAAAAAAAGTATGATTTGATAATCGATCTTCACAGGGATTCGGCTGGTCCGGATATAACAACAATTGCGTTCAATGATGAACAATATGCGAAAGTGGCATTTGTTATAGGCATGGAACATTCGAACTTTGAGCGTAATCGAGCAAATGCTGTGCTACTGAAGAATGAAATGGAACTGCTTGTACCGGGGATAACACGAAACCTAGTCATGAAGCACGGGCCAGGTGTTGATGGAAAGTATAATCAGGACCTTGATCCGTCTCTTCTTGTCGTGGAACTAGGAGGAATCGGCAACACTGAAGATCAACTAAATCGAACAATTGCTGTCTTAGCGAAGGCGGCTACAACTGTCATTGAAAATTCTAATCGTGCCGAATATTGA
- the lepA gene encoding translation elongation factor 4 codes for MNHEQRAARQKNIRNFSIIAHIDHGKSTLADRILEQTQTLTAREMKTQTLDSMDLERERGITIKLNAVQLTYAAKDGQEYTFHLIDTPGHVDFTYEVSRSLAACEGAILVVDAAQGIEAQTLANVYLAIDNELEILPVINKIDLPAADPERVRKEIEDVIGLDASEAVLASAKAGIGIVDILEQIVEKVPAPLGDPDAPLQALIFDSHYDPYKGVIVNIRIMQGTVKPGDKIHMMATGKDFEVLETGVFTPKISPRDELTVGDVGYLSASIKNVGDTRVGDTITSVKNPASEPLAGYRRMNPMVFCGLYPIDTSKYNELRDALEKLELNDSALEFEAETSQALGFGYRCGFLGLLHMEIIQERIEREFNVDLITTAPSVIYNVVLTDGSEMKVDNPAMMPDAQKVDYVEEPYVKASIMVPNEYVGSVMELCQHKRGNFMTMDYLDSTRVNIIYELPLAEIVYDFFDQLKSGTKGYASLDYELIGYKQSKLVKMDILLNGEHVDAFSFIVHKDFSYDRGKAIVEKLRKLIPRQQFEVPVQAAIGQKIVARSTIKSMGKNVLAKCYGGDISRKRKLLDKQKEGKKRMKQVGSVEVPQEAFMAVLKMDED; via the coding sequence ATGAATCATGAACAGAGAGCAGCACGTCAAAAGAATATCCGGAACTTTTCCATCATCGCTCATATCGATCACGGGAAATCAACATTGGCGGATCGTATTCTAGAACAAACCCAAACGTTAACAGCAAGAGAAATGAAGACACAAACGTTGGATTCGATGGATCTTGAAAGAGAACGCGGAATCACAATCAAATTGAATGCGGTGCAGTTGACGTATGCAGCTAAAGACGGGCAGGAATACACATTCCACCTGATCGATACGCCAGGACACGTCGACTTTACATACGAAGTGTCTCGAAGCCTTGCAGCTTGTGAAGGTGCAATCCTTGTTGTCGATGCGGCGCAAGGAATTGAAGCACAAACACTGGCAAACGTTTACTTGGCAATTGATAATGAGCTTGAAATTTTACCGGTTATCAATAAAATTGATTTACCCGCAGCAGATCCGGAACGTGTGAGAAAAGAAATTGAAGATGTTATTGGGCTGGACGCTTCAGAAGCAGTCCTTGCATCGGCAAAAGCAGGTATCGGAATCGTAGATATTTTGGAACAGATTGTAGAAAAGGTTCCAGCTCCACTGGGGGATCCGGATGCTCCGCTCCAAGCGCTTATTTTTGACTCGCATTATGACCCATACAAAGGGGTTATTGTTAATATTCGAATTATGCAAGGTACGGTTAAGCCAGGCGATAAGATTCACATGATGGCGACTGGTAAAGATTTCGAGGTACTTGAAACAGGTGTCTTCACACCAAAAATATCACCCCGAGATGAATTGACTGTCGGAGACGTTGGCTATTTATCCGCTTCGATTAAGAATGTTGGAGATACACGAGTTGGGGACACGATTACAAGCGTGAAAAACCCTGCAAGCGAACCGCTAGCTGGTTATCGCCGGATGAATCCGATGGTGTTCTGTGGACTATATCCAATTGATACATCAAAATATAATGAACTGCGTGATGCACTTGAGAAATTAGAATTGAATGACTCAGCACTTGAATTCGAAGCAGAAACATCACAAGCACTTGGTTTCGGTTACCGTTGTGGATTCCTTGGTCTCTTGCATATGGAGATTATTCAGGAACGGATTGAACGAGAATTCAATGTAGACTTGATCACAACAGCACCGAGTGTTATTTATAATGTCGTACTTACAGATGGTTCTGAAATGAAAGTGGACAACCCTGCAATGATGCCGGATGCACAAAAAGTCGATTATGTTGAAGAACCATATGTAAAAGCATCTATTATGGTGCCTAACGAATATGTCGGTTCTGTTATGGAACTGTGCCAGCATAAACGGGGGAACTTCATGACAATGGACTACCTGGATTCAACACGTGTCAATATCATTTATGAACTGCCACTTGCAGAAATCGTCTATGACTTCTTTGACCAATTGAAATCTGGTACGAAAGGGTATGCATCACTTGACTATGAACTGATTGGCTACAAACAATCGAAACTCGTCAAAATGGACATTCTCCTAAACGGCGAGCACGTCGATGCATTCAGTTTTATCGTCCACAAAGACTTCTCATATGATCGCGGAAAAGCGATTGTTGAAAAGTTACGTAAACTAATCCCAAGACAACAGTTTGAAGTGCCTGTACAGGCAGCTATCGGACAAAAGATTGTCGCACGTTCAACAATCAAGTCAATGGGTAAAAACGTTCTTGCTAAATGTTACGGCGGAGATATCTCCCGTAAACGTAAACTTCTTGATAAACAAAAAGAAGGTAAAAAACGTATGAAACAAGTAGGATCGGTTGAAGTGCCTCAAGAAGCATTTATGGCTGTCTTGAAGATGGACGAGGATTAA
- a CDS encoding N-acetylmuramoyl-L-alanine amidase: MDDKQAVQAIPFTRSIYHARDGKGKVNRASIRIEIYYSESGEQKYLAAEENTVEYVAQVLKLYGWGIDRVKWHRDWSGKKYLHRINGE, encoded by the coding sequence ATTGATGACAAGCAAGCTGTACAAGCCATTCCTTTTACACGTAGTATTTATCATGCAAGGGATGGTAAGGGCAAAGTCAATCGAGCATCCATCAGAATTGAAATATATTACAGCGAAAGTGGTGAACAGAAGTATTTAGCTGCAGAAGAAAATACTGTTGAATACGTCGCTCAAGTCTTGAAGCTATACGGATGGGGAATTGATCGTGTGAAATGGCATCGTGATTGGAGTGGCAAGAAATACCTACATAGGATCAACGGCGAGTAA
- the rpsT gene encoding 30S ribosomal protein S20, producing the protein MPNIKSAIKRVKQSNAANEQNSNTKHAMRTAVRKAETALDAKDENATGLLRDAIKKMDTAARKGLIHKNTASRQKARLTKKAL; encoded by the coding sequence ATGCCAAACATTAAATCTGCAATCAAACGCGTAAAACAAAGCAATGCTGCGAACGAGCAAAACTCGAATACAAAGCACGCGATGCGTACTGCTGTACGTAAAGCTGAAACTGCTCTTGACGCTAAAGACGAGAACGCTACTGGCCTACTAAGAGATGCGATCAAAAAAATGGATACTGCTGCACGTAAAGGCCTTATCCATAAAAATACTGCATCACGTCAAAAAGCACGTCTTACTAAAAAAGCACTTTAA
- the holA gene encoding DNA polymerase III subunit delta: protein MANAIWKKIAAGEIDPVYLLTGLEQHLFDSTITRLKKALPDIDAASVIRFDLDETPVEAVIEEADTLPFLEDRKLIIAGNASFLKASDKTREKVTHNLELLEAWLANPSPTATVVFIAPYEKLDARKRITKIIKEHATVIESKRLQGKDLFTWIQQEAGANGSRIGPTEAEFLVKMAGDDLLALSSEIGKMATYLNGNGDITADVIESLVPRTPEMDVFRLTDAYVSGKVSNTVAIYHDLLRNGEEPIMLTSLIASQVRLMVHVGLLQKKGYQQHQIAKTLSVHPYRVKLMMENRSLPSSERLLLILSKLAAIDYKLKSSSGKRERILELFFMEPLRK, encoded by the coding sequence GTGGCAAATGCAATATGGAAAAAAATAGCTGCTGGGGAAATCGATCCGGTCTACTTATTGACTGGTCTCGAACAACATCTATTCGACTCCACAATTACACGGCTGAAAAAAGCATTACCTGACATTGATGCTGCATCAGTCATTCGGTTTGATTTGGATGAGACACCTGTAGAAGCAGTCATTGAAGAGGCGGATACACTACCATTCCTTGAAGATCGAAAATTAATTATAGCTGGAAACGCATCATTTTTAAAAGCATCAGATAAAACCAGAGAGAAAGTGACACATAATTTGGAGCTGTTGGAAGCTTGGCTGGCAAATCCTTCACCAACGGCAACGGTTGTATTTATAGCACCATATGAAAAACTGGATGCACGAAAACGGATTACCAAAATAATAAAAGAACATGCGACTGTCATAGAATCAAAACGACTGCAAGGGAAGGATCTGTTCACGTGGATACAGCAGGAAGCGGGGGCAAATGGATCACGAATTGGACCAACTGAAGCAGAATTTCTCGTGAAAATGGCGGGGGATGACCTGCTTGCTTTGTCATCTGAAATTGGTAAAATGGCTACCTATTTGAATGGTAATGGGGATATTACGGCAGATGTAATTGAGTCGCTCGTACCACGGACTCCAGAAATGGATGTCTTCCGATTAACAGATGCCTACGTTTCTGGAAAAGTGTCGAATACCGTGGCCATCTACCATGACTTATTACGTAACGGTGAAGAGCCAATCATGTTGACTTCACTTATTGCAAGTCAAGTTAGGCTCATGGTCCATGTGGGTTTACTTCAGAAAAAAGGATACCAGCAACATCAAATTGCAAAAACGTTAAGTGTTCATCCGTACCGTGTGAAATTAATGATGGAGAATAGAAGTCTGCCAAGTTCTGAACGTTTGCTATTGATCTTAAGTAAGCTTGCGGCCATTGACTATAAATTGAAATCATCTAGTGGGAAAAGAGAACGAATTCTGGAGTTGTTCTTTATGGAGCCGTTGAGAAAATAA